Proteins encoded in a region of the Balneolales bacterium ANBcel1 genome:
- a CDS encoding DUF4922 domain-containing protein — protein sequence MIRFSDFFPGDGKHKALDRVRERTLTIHGIPWRVQYNPARYTSSMARVDMRSISERSCFLCPENRPADQKSILHGEYELLANPRPVFHRHLTIPHRRHQPQLIRDTFGDMLDLAKALGSAGILLYNGPQCGASAPDHLHFQAGERGFLPIDRNWRELADQFGTRIVAAERRHSGSPENGDTPAGPDERVELTKIDDGLRRFVMLSSPNRDALNVRFLDIYEAYHSLVLQKKAAAGKSGHSGSNHGWAVYDEPKMNILVTFDPPGWRVFIFLRSRHRPNCYYLEDERRMIFSPAAVEYGGVCIFPNAGDYERVSVEQLSSMFREVSIDPADFEQIIRHLR from the coding sequence GTGATACGTTTCAGCGACTTTTTCCCCGGTGACGGAAAACATAAAGCCCTGGATCGGGTCCGGGAACGGACGCTGACTATCCATGGCATACCCTGGCGCGTGCAATACAACCCGGCACGCTACACCTCCAGCATGGCACGGGTAGATATGAGGTCCATCAGCGAACGTTCATGCTTTTTGTGTCCGGAGAACCGGCCAGCGGATCAAAAATCGATACTCCACGGGGAGTATGAACTGCTCGCAAACCCAAGGCCTGTTTTTCACCGGCATCTGACCATCCCGCACCGGCGGCATCAGCCCCAGCTGATCCGCGACACTTTCGGGGATATGCTCGATCTTGCCAAAGCCCTCGGATCTGCCGGAATACTGCTCTATAATGGTCCGCAGTGCGGCGCATCGGCACCCGACCACCTCCATTTTCAGGCCGGTGAACGGGGATTTCTACCCATTGACCGGAACTGGAGAGAGCTGGCGGATCAATTTGGAACCCGCATCGTGGCGGCCGAACGCCGGCACAGCGGATCGCCAGAGAATGGAGACACTCCTGCCGGGCCTGACGAAAGGGTGGAACTGACCAAAATCGACGACGGACTCCGGCGGTTTGTGATGCTGAGCTCCCCAAACCGTGACGCGCTGAACGTCCGTTTTTTGGACATCTACGAAGCATATCACTCCCTTGTCCTTCAAAAAAAGGCGGCCGCCGGTAAAAGCGGCCACTCCGGCAGCAATCACGGATGGGCTGTATATGATGAACCAAAAATGAATATTCTGGTTACCTTTGATCCTCCCGGATGGCGCGTGTTTATCTTCCTCCGCTCCAGGCATCGACCGAATTGTTATTATCTTGAAGATGAGCGGAGAATGATTTTTAGTCCGGCTGCTGTCGAATACGGCGGCGTTTGCATTTTTCCGAATGCCGGTGATTATGAACGGGTCTCCGTGGAGCAGCTGTCGTCCATGTTCCGGGAGGTGAGCATCGATCCGGCAGATTTTGAACAGATTATCCGGCACCTCCGGTAG
- a CDS encoding metalloregulator ArsR/SmtB family transcription factor has product MNIPDSPASISPGFDLEDPSIRRTAQLTKALGHPVRLAILQLLCNRDTCFCGDFTDVLPLAQSTVSQHLKMLKECGLITGTSRGVRTCYCLDPDGVRELRQTLINLANRFEVTTQADGC; this is encoded by the coding sequence ATGAACATTCCCGACAGCCCTGCGAGTATTTCACCCGGGTTCGATCTGGAGGATCCCTCAATCCGGCGCACGGCACAACTGACCAAGGCACTTGGCCACCCCGTCCGCCTGGCAATTCTCCAACTGCTTTGCAATCGTGACACCTGCTTCTGCGGTGACTTCACCGATGTGCTGCCTCTGGCTCAATCCACCGTCTCCCAACACCTAAAAATGCTGAAGGAATGCGGGCTCATCACCGGTACCAGTCGGGGAGTGCGCACCTGCTACTGTCTGGATCCCGATGGCGTCCGCGAACTCCGTCAAACGCTGATCAACCTGGCAAACCGGTTCGAAGTAACCACTCAGGCGGACGGCTGCTGA
- a CDS encoding DUF1460 domain-containing protein, which translates to MFFHLIILLLTAGQLTGSGGIVATPEKKLIRHHHTGSSPDSTLSDWLDRGWHTFRQDTEVPALISFYAEQQMGLPYVDGLLDQSGEEQLVVTLDGTDCVIYVEMALALALAMTTLGGSTSVDDFRSHLEAIRYREGRVDGYGSRLHYFSDWLMTNDDKGLLTLLFQDEDLPAIGPVRFMSENRERYRHLAENERNWRMVRATEKQLDDRVLRYIPADRIPEFESRFQSGDVLAFVTTIDKLDISHTGLVLMDGDRAGFYHASLTGSVITDPGTIYEYVRRQETIKGIVIARLSPS; encoded by the coding sequence ATGTTTTTTCATCTAATCATTTTGCTGCTTACGGCCGGTCAGTTGACCGGATCCGGCGGAATTGTGGCCACGCCGGAAAAGAAGCTGATCCGGCATCATCACACCGGGAGTTCACCGGACAGCACACTGTCGGACTGGCTGGACCGCGGATGGCACACGTTTCGCCAGGACACCGAAGTCCCGGCGTTGATCTCCTTTTACGCCGAACAGCAGATGGGGCTGCCCTATGTCGACGGTCTGCTCGATCAGTCAGGCGAGGAGCAGCTGGTCGTAACGCTGGATGGAACCGACTGCGTGATCTATGTCGAAATGGCGCTCGCGCTCGCGCTCGCGATGACCACCCTCGGCGGATCCACTTCGGTCGATGATTTCCGGTCACATCTCGAAGCCATCCGGTATCGTGAGGGCAGGGTGGATGGGTACGGCAGCCGCCTCCATTATTTTAGCGACTGGCTGATGACCAACGATGACAAGGGCTTGCTCACACTGCTTTTCCAGGATGAAGACTTGCCCGCCATCGGACCGGTGCGGTTTATGTCCGAAAACCGGGAGCGCTATCGTCATCTGGCCGAGAACGAACGAAACTGGCGCATGGTTCGCGCAACCGAGAAGCAGCTGGACGACCGCGTTCTGCGCTATATTCCCGCCGATCGAATTCCGGAATTCGAATCACGATTCCAAAGCGGCGATGTCCTTGCGTTCGTGACCACCATCGACAAACTGGACATCTCCCACACGGGACTGGTTCTGATGGATGGGGATCGTGCCGGTTTTTATCATGCGAGCCTCACCGGGTCGGTCATCACCGATCCCGGGACGATCTATGAGTATGTCCGGCGCCAGGAGACGATCAAAGGGATTGTGATCGCACGGCTGAGTCCATCCTGA